A genomic region of Colletotrichum destructivum chromosome 5, complete sequence contains the following coding sequences:
- a CDS encoding Putative nitrogen regulatory protein areA, GATA — MAASTVSPIATRSPFTSMNPTTTEHDFRFPRRPDDHYGGTSHSQAHSKASPSDLPAGLRDLRLDLSAALYPDAHDELLKNSDFPPFQKATMDSYKSPEDLQREDPLATQVWKFFSKTKHMLPNQQRMENLTWRMMAFNLRRKQQEEEKARLARSAPAPAPPPAATPAATFSANPPSGIAQLRKSSEQNVNHSDPMNLDDFIFSDNLATPVTNPSPLPHKLEERSQHQVHSSFSSAIPIKSRKDPALQQQFVPQSVPFPPHHQRTHDEFNYVTRHHRKTSIDERRTRKRPADFSPHVPAVNSTTTTTNDLDADSELHEYSLDNANGSNMSQNSHQAGVPFPLDTYNIENDPIITSAGPFQQNFSFSPSSSPMISHGPFSTAYNASSVQSSSLNPSDFYSPPGSAYHSTVSTPHPMPDNDGFYFGSMDVRSQRQQSFRQGPQSIGNQMNGQFMYNTQNGNPMFPASAPAAESVSAFSAAPSPFGHIDPTQVFQPDHPVRSPGMSMPNEGMFTFGADSDEEDGGAFADRNLVMSQDFSPGPMDDSNSLGWDPTLPGQYSTQAARYPGGPPRKQVTIGGTTTDYVETNDWEGGSLPRSQSFRQGSDRRGGKVPRTASTPAGHLGRNGNPFDRMAQSTPNSPPENNGTVSGYSSVAPSRPSSPPGSKQGSTTNLQAAAGSQGEGSAPTTCTNCFTQTTPLWRRNPEGQPLCNACGLFLKLHGVVRPLSLKTDVIKKRNRGSGASLPVGGTSTRSKKSATAHASGPGSRKNSTLAISTPANHVTTPPAATRASSANEGESPASGAASGGNTAGSTPTSYGTGSSTGAAAGGKGVVPIAAAPPKNTPGPGAAALARNVGTSSSSSSSKRQRRHSKSTGSEGVANMDVDSPETSMGSPNEAAKSLGSATGLASMPTAGSLGLANGFGMTQRPMMGTGMMGMPGGQNGQMMNPGGPTSGPQEWEWLTMSL; from the exons ATGGCTGCCAGCACAGTGTCGCCCATTGCGACTCGGAGTCCCTTCACATCGATGAATCCCACGACAACAGAGCACGACTTTCGCTTCCCGCGAAGGCCTGACGACCACTACGGCGGTACATCTCATTCACAGGCGCATTCCAAGGCTAGCCCCAGCGACCTGCCCGCTGGTCTCCGGGATCTACGACTCGACCTCTCCGCGGCTCTGTACCCCGATGCGCACGACGAATTGCTGAAAAACTCAGatttcccccccttccagaAGGCGACCATGGACTCATACAAGAGCCCTGAGGACTTGCAGAGGGAGGACCCTTTGGCGACCCAGGTGTGGAAGTTCTTCAGCAAGACGAAGCACATGCTGCCAAACCAGCAGCGCATGGAGAACCTAACATGGAGAATGATGGCCTTCAACCTGCGTAGGAAACagcaagaggaggagaaagcAAG GCTCGCTCGATCTGCGCCGGCGCCTGCACCACCGCCAGCCGCTACGCCCGCTGCGACGTTCAGTGCCAACCCACCCAGCGGCATTGCTCAGTTGCGCAAGTCGTCGGAACAGAACGTGAACCACTCAGACCCCATGAACCTCGACGATTTTATCTTTTCCGACAATCTTGCGACGCCCGTCACGAACCCTTCGCCTCTGCCACACAagctggaggagaggagcCAACACCAGGTGCActcttccttctcgtcggccaTTCCCATCAAATCGCGCAAAGATCCGGCCCTCCAGCAGCAATTTGTCCCGCAATCCgtccctttccctccccaTCACCAGAGAACCCATGACGAATTCAACTACGTTACCCGGCACCACCGCAAAACGAGTATTGACGAGCGACGG ACCCGTAAGCGTCCGGCCGACTTTTCTCCTCATGTGCCCGCCGTGAACAGCACAACGACAACCACCAATGACTTGGATGCCGACTCGGAGCTGCACGAATACTCGCTCGATAACGCCAACGGATCCAACATGTCGCAAAATTCGCATCAGGCGGGCGTTCCCTTCCCTCTCGACACCTACAACATCGAGAACGACCCTATCATTACGTCTGCTGGCCCCTTCCAGCAGaacttctccttctcgccttcctcctctcccatGATATCCCACGGCCCTTTCTCCACCGCCTACAATGCATCTTCGGTTCAGTCTTCCTCTTTGAACCCGTCGGATTTCTATTCCCCGCCGGGATCGGCTTATCATTCCACTGTGTCGACACCGCACCCCATGCCCGATAACGACGGGTTCTACTTTGGATCTATGGACGTGCGCAGCCAAAGACAGCAGTCTTTCCGGCAAGGCCCTCAGAGCATCGGAAATCAAATGAACGGGCAGTTCATGTACAACACACAGAATGGAAACCCCATGTTCCCGGCATCAGCACCCGCCGCCGAATCTGTATCTGCCTTCAGCGCTGCGCCCAGCCCCTTTGGGCACATCGACCCGACCCAAGTCTTCCAGCCCGATCACCCCGTCCGCTCCCCTGGCATGTCTATGCCCAACGAAGGCATGTTCACCTTCGGCGCGGACtcggacgaagaggatggtGGTGCCTTTGCGGACCGCAACTTGGTCATGTCTCAGGACTTTTCGCCTGGTCCGATGGATGACAGCAACTCGTTGGGTTGGGATCCGACCCTGCCAGGCCAGTACAGTACGCAGGCTGCACGATACCCTGGTGGTCCGCCCCGAAAGCAGGTCACCATTGGTGGTACCACGACGGATTACGTCGAAACCAACGATTGGGAAGGCGGCAGCCTACCGCGGTCGCAGTCCTTCAGGCAAGGCTCCGACAGGAGAGGCGGCAAGGTTCCACGCACGGCTTCGACGCCTGCGGGACATCTGGGAAGGAATGGAAACCCATTTGATCGAATGGCACAGTCCACGCCCAACTCTCCACCCGAGAACAACGGCACCGTGTCTGGATACTCCTCTGTCGCCCCCAGTCGGCCTTCATCCCCACCTGGCTCGAAGCAGGGCTCCACGACCAACCTGCAGGCGGCTGCGGGCAGCCAAGGGGAAGGAAGCGCACCTACGACGTGCACAAACTGTTTTACTCAGACAACGCCGCTTTGGCGACGAAACCCTGAGGGTCAACCCCTTTGCAACGCTTGCGGTCTGTTCTTGAAACTTCATGGTGTTGTTCGGCCGTTGAGTTTGAAGACGGATGTCATCAAGAAGAGGAACCGTGGCTCGGGCGCGAGCTTACCCGTCGGCGGCACGAGCACGAGATCGAAGAAGAGCGCCACAGCACATGCGTCTGGGCCAGGGTCCCGCAAGAACTCTACGCTTGCCATCTCCACTCCTGCCAACCACGTCACGACCCCGCCTGCTGCCACTCGGGCCAGCAGCGCCAACGAGGGAGAGAGCCCTGCCAGCGGTGCCGCGTCGGGAGGCAACACCGCCGGCAGCACGCCGACAAGCTACGGGACCGGCTCGTCTAccggcgccgctgctggtGGGAAAGGGGTTGTGCCAATTGCTGCAGCCCCGCCTAAGAACACACCCGGCCCTggggctgctgctcttgctCGTAATGTCGGcacatcctcgtcttctaGCTCCTCGAAGCGCCAGCGTCGTCACAGCAAGAGTACCGGCAGCGAAGGCGTTGCGAACATGGACGTTGACAGCCCCGAGACGTCTATgggctctcccaacgaggcTGCGAAATCGCTGGGATCCGCCACAGGTCTTGCTAGCATGCCGACAGCTGGCTCACTGGGTTTGGCCAATGGCTTTGGTATGACTCAGCGTCCCATGATGGGCACAGGCATGATGGGGATGCCCGGCGGCCAGAATGGCCAGATGATGAATCCCGGTGGTCCAACCTCGGGCCCACAGGAATGGGAGTGGCTCACGATGAGTCTCTGA
- a CDS encoding Putative small ribosomal subunit protein eS30 has protein sequence MGKVHGSLARAGKVKSQTPKVEPQEKKKTPKGRAKKRLTYTRRFVNVTLTGGKRKMNPNPTA, from the exons ATGGGAAAGGTTCACGGATCGTTGGCGCGTGCCGGAAAGGTCAAGTCTCAGAC CCCCAAGGTTGAGCcccaggagaagaagaagacccCCAAGGGCCGCGCGAAGAAGCGTCTTACATACACCCGCCGCTTCGTCAACGTCACCCTCACCGGTGGCAAGCGCAAG ATGAACCCCAACCCTACCGCTTAA
- a CDS encoding Putative FMN-binding split barrel, producing the protein MKASALLSGLGATAATAILEPGMPRHLLSNPSSSSVDTSRIPTSYESAVMGRRILAMTKLAELSTVFPAGAHSASGGDLSGMPIGLMDYVADCEEEGNPTILAITIATSFKNVRAGSNISLSMHWTPPFPPAKRISLLSSLKNRIFGSLDAGAAAAPPDTVPYSAANLPRFSLLGYLEKIPVDPVTSLKLAHCFVDKHPDSKYWLPGSPVHESEWVRFVVTSIYWVGGFGDRAYIGWIPVEEWQNVTREEYESIQLPGEKRGWREWSVDSWFDNGDL; encoded by the coding sequence ATGAAGGCCTCCGCTCTTCTCTCTGGCCTCGGCGCCACCGCGGCTACCGCCATCCTCGAGCCTGGCATGCCTCGACACCTCTTGTCgaacccctcctcctcctcggtcgATACTAGTCGCATCCCGACCTCATACGAGTCCGCCGTCATGGGCCGTCGCATCCTTGCAATGAccaagctggccgagctctcGACCGTCTTCCCGGCCGGCGCGCACTCCGCCTCGGGCGGCGACCTCTCTGGCATGCCCATCGGCCTGATGGACTACGTCGCCGACtgcgaggaggagggcaacCCGACGATCCTGGCCATTACCATCGCCACGTCCTTCAAGAACGTCCGTGCTGGCTCCAACATCTCCCTCTCTATGCACTGGACCCCACCCTTCCCGCCCGCGAAGCGCATCTCCCTCCTGTCCTCCCTCAAGAACAGGATCTTCGGTAGCTtggacgccggcgcggctgctgctcctccggACACCGTCCCCTACTCTGCCGCCAACTTGCCGCGCTTCTCGCTGCTCGGCTACCTTGAGAAGATCCCCGTCGACCCCGTCACCTCCCTCAAGCTCGCCCACTGCTTCGTTGACAAGCACCCGGACTCTAAGTACTGGCTCCCTGGCAGCCCTGTTCATGAGTCTGAATGGGTCCGCTTCGTCGTTACCTCCATTTATTGggtcggcggcttcggcgaccGCGCTTACATCGGCTGGATCCCCGTCGAGGAGTGGCAGAATGTCACTCGCGAGGAGTACGAGTCCATTCAGCTCCCCGGCGAGAAGCGCGGCTGGAGGGAATGGAGTGTCGACAGCTGGTTTGACAATGGTGATCTCTGA
- a CDS encoding Putative Roadblock/LAMTOR2 domain-containing protein: MADTVPNNGHDALDETLTRLSKKPGVKATVILDRVTGAILRTSGQLSSFNAATLATGQGSFSGEGAAGQQQQQQNGEEQPQGLEEFAAKVWNWVNASGTLVLDLDTEDELKLLRLRTKKQELVIVPDPKYLLIVVHDTPPA, encoded by the exons ATGGCCGACACCGTCCCC AACAACGGACACGACGCGCTGGACGAGACCCTCACGCGACTCTCCAAGAAACCCGGCGTCAAGGCGACCGTCATCCTTGACCGAGTCACGGGCGCGATCCTGCGAACAAGCGGCCAGCTTTCCTCCTTTAACGCTGCGACCCTGGCGACGGGGCAGGGCTCCTTCTctggcgagggcgccgccgggcagcagcagcagcagcagaatGGCGAAGAGCAGCCGCAGGGTCTGGAGGAGTTCGCAGCCAAGGTCTGGAACTGGGTTAATGCGTCGGGCACTCTTGTGCTGGATCTGGACACCGAG GATGAGCTGAAGCTTCTAAGGCTACGGACGAAGAAACAGGAACTCGTCATTGTTCCGGACCCGAAGTACCTTCTCATCGTGGTACATGACACACCGCCGGCTTGA
- a CDS encoding Putative pre-rRNA-processing protein Ipi1, translated as MGSSTRKKKEKAKDFAKPKFKVGKAKVKPANFTDTSFKAKSIAMGHQKLSTEAPDNATQFKHNLSLASTSRADKQRKESLAHLTSQVLADNNPVGTATVLSKLLPLVSDASGPVRGQLLKLFRALPETEVKHHAEKCIMYIRAGMTHLSADISNDSLAVLEWLLDVAEDETVSCPGGWVKTLNSFCALMGWTVKTNTGWSTAPKTGLRTKDAQSHARQIAVLAKFLQAGLKPEVAAPSNPNARSDNMYRVPRTPNPFAYLNLFGTRRDEEAEMYNDRESRQRVFHRRFLDSFARGVEQAKKEGGTIGRSAIQMDQALAEGMGGYEATSAVEPQDLLDLW; from the exons ATGGGCTCCAGCacgagaaagaagaaggaaaaggccAAGGACTTTGCG AAGCCAAAGTTTAAGGTCGGAAAGGCCAAAGTCAAGCCTGCCAACTTCACAGACACCAGCTTCAAAGCAAAGTCGATTGCTATGGGCCACCAGAAGCTCTCGACTGAAGCCCCTGACAACGCAACCCAGTTCAAGCACAATCTCTCTCTGGCCTCGACATCACGGGCAGACAAGCAGCGTAAAGAGTCGCTGGCGCATCTTACGAGTCAAGTGTTGGCCGACAATAACCCTGTCGGAACCGCAACAGTGTTGAGCAAGCTTCTGCCCCTTGTCTCTGACGCTTCGGGACCGGTACGCGGCCAGCTGCTGAAGCTTTTCCGGGCCCTGCCCGAGACAGAAGTCAAGCACCACGCCGAGAAGTGCATCATGTACATCCGTGCCGGTATGACCCACCTTTCTGCCGACATCAGCAACGACTCGCTAGCCGTCCTCGAGTGGCTCctggacgtcgccgaggatgagACCGTCAGCTGCCCCGGCGGCTGGGTGAAGACGCTTAACAGCTTCTGTGCCCTGATGGGCTGGACCGTCAAGACGAACACGGGGTGGTCGACCGCGCCGAAGACGGGCCTGCGAACGAAAGACGCGCAGTCTCATGCCAGGCAAATCGCCGTCCTGGCCAAGTTTCTCCAAGCTGGGCTCAAGCCTGAGGTCGCTGCGCCAAGCAATCCCAACGCTCGCTCTGATAATATGTACCGCGTGCCTCGGACACCGAACCCCTTCGCATATCTCAACCTTTTCGGCACCCGccgagacgaggaggccgagatgtACAACGACCGCGAATCCCGGCAGCGTGTGTTCCACAGGAGGTTCCTGGACTCGTTCGCCCGTGGTGTGgagcaggccaagaaggagggcggTACCATCGGACGATCGGCAATACAGATGGACCAGGCCCTGGCTGAGGGTATGGGAGGATATGAGGCGACGTCTGCTGTTGAGCCTCAAGACCTGCTCGACTTGTGGTGA
- a CDS encoding Putative ATP-dependent RNA helicase DEAD-box, Helicase superfamily 1/2, ATP-binding protein, with protein MEIFDTANMQAALSSESSEKKAPAVVIDNEGKAWAKPLPYNYDELAKQGPVETTDWEGNGAIYEWNDEFGDVGPKFPELELALFGNPDTRHDHSGLDFSVQVISSVDVSQDGPTRIEPVHSYKDAGLHPVMLENVELAGYEAPTPIQKYTLPAIHQGLDVVAVAQTGSGKTAAYLIPILNKLMGKAKKLAASRPNPSEVALGQVFVRAEPLVVIVCPTRELAIQIFNEARKFCYRTMLRPCVAYGGGPIRDQIQQLGKGCDVLIASPGRLCDFIQRPDVLSLRRLRYMVFDEADEMLHDSWREEFDVIMTGGEQQEGSIKYMLFSATFPKPLRDLAKEHLSSSSVRINIGRIGSTHANIMQRILEVAPFDKKTALKDQINSLPACRTIIFVNSKRTADDLDDFLYNMGFPCTSMHSDRTQLEREASMRAFRAGKTPILIATGISARGIDVKNVNHVINYDLPSMDHGGIEEYTHRIGRTGRMGQRGIATSFYTERDEPIASVLVRTLLETKQEVPGFLEPFKPTGKGLENLKFETESDFDPEEAGVAHLGISSGDGGWSNEGYGGDDDAASAAATGEDAAWGGGGGGGDASAGGNSAWGGASDNTGNEIKKEETQAASVWESSAGGSAW; from the exons ATGGAGATCTTCGACACCGCCAATATGCAGGCTGCTCTCTCGTCCGAGAGctcggagaagaaggcaccTGCTgtcgtcatcgacaacgAGGGAAAGGCGTGGGCCAAGCCTCTTCCCTACAACTACGACGAGCTTGCCAAGCAGGGTCCAGTCGAAACTACTGACTGGGAGGGCAATGGTGCCATCTACGAGTGGAACGACGAGTTCGGCGATGTTGGCCCCAAGTTCCCAGAGCTCGAGCTGGCCCTCTTCGGCAATCCTGACACCCGCCACGACCACTCTGGTCTCGACTTTTCAGTGCAAGT CATCTCCTCTGTCGACGTCAGCCAGGACGGCCCCACTCGCATCGAGCCCGTTCACTCCTACAAGGACGCTGGCTTGCACCCTGTCATGCTGGAGAACGTCGAGCTCGCTGGATATGAGGCACCCACTCCAATCCAGAAGTACACCTTGCCGGCCATCCACCAGGGCCTCGATGTGGTCGCCGTGGCTCAGACTG GTTCCGGCAAGACCGCCGCCTATCTCATTCCCATCCTCAACAAGTTGATGGGCAAGGCCAAAAAGCTGGCTGCTTCTCGCCCCAACCCCTCCGAGGTTGCGCTTGGCCAGGTCTTTGTTCGTGCCGAGCCCCTGGTGGTCATTGTCTGCCCCACCCGTGAGCTCGCGATCCAAATCTTCAACGAGGCCCGCAAGTTTTGCTACCGCACCATGCTTCGTCCCTGCGTCGCCTATGGTGGCGGTCCGATCCGCGACCAGATTCAGCAGCTTGGCAAGGGCTGTGATGTACTCATTGCCTCCCCTGGCCGTCTGTGTGACTTCATTCAGCGTCCCGATGTTCTCTCGCTTCGCCGCCTGAGATACATGGTCTTCGATGAGGCTGATGAGATGCTTCATGACAGTTGGCGTGAGGAGTTCGATGTCATCATGACCGGTGGTG AGCAGCAAGAGGGCAGTATCAAGTACATGCTCTTCTCGGCCACCTTCCCCAAGCCCCTTCGCGATCTTGCCAAGGAGCACCTCTCTTCGTCCAGTGTCCGCATCAACATTGGACGCATTGGCAGCACCCATGCCAACATCATGCAGAGAATCCTCGAGGTGGCCCCCTTCGACAAGAAGACTGCTCTCAAGGATCAGATCAACTCGCTTCCTGCTTGTCGcaccatcatcttcgtcaACAGCAAGCGCACTGCtgatgaccttgacgacttCTTGTACAACATGGGCTTTCCCTGCACTTCAATGCACAGTGACCGTACCCAGCTGGAGCGGGAGGCTTCCATGCGGGCTTTCCGCGCCGGTAAGACCCCCATTCTCATCGCCACGGGCATCAGCGCTCGCGGAATCGACGTGAAGAACGTGAACCACGTCATCAACTACGACCTCCCCAGCATGGACCACGGTGGTATAGAGGAGTACACCCACCGTATAG GTCGTACCGGACGCATGGGTCAGCGGGGCATTGCCACTTCATTCTACACCGAGCGAGACGAGCCCATTGCCAGCGTTCTCGTTCGCACCCTCTTGGAGACCAAGCAGGAGGTTCCTGGGTTTCTCGAGCCGTTTAAGCCTACAGGAAAGGGGTTGGAGAACCTGAAGTTCGAGACTGAGAGCGACTTTGACCCCGAGGAGGCTGGTGTTGCCCACCTTGGCATCTCTAGCGGCGATGGCGGTTGGTCCAACGAGGGCTatggtggcgatgatgatgctgcttctgctgctgctactggTGAAGATGCTGcctggggcggcggcggaggcggcggcgatgctTCTGCTGGTGGCAATTCTGCTTGGGGTGGTGCTAGTGACAATACCGGCAAcgagatcaagaaggaggaaacCCAGGCCGCTTCCGTCTGGGAGTCTTCTGCTGGCGGCTCTGCTTGGTAA
- a CDS encoding Putative aldehyde dehydrogenase domain, aldehyde/histidinol dehydrogenase, translating to MDTKFLDEVAERLGSYLEAIPPGIPQCLFAAVAISLSIWLLQIAQSWNEDKAVVYTVPPPKTPDKHSFVEETNVKISGTTAVQCYAPATGQFLGFINPSTPASIDRALDASHAAQSKWKTTTFRERRRVLRTMLQHVLDNQEAICRAACLDSGKTMVDAQLGEILVTVEKLTWTLNHGEKALRPSSRPTNLLMIYKRNEVRYEPLGVVGALVSWNYPFHNLIGPIISSIFAGNGVLVKVSEQTAWSSQYFTSIARGALIAHGHDPALIQTVVCWPQTANHITSHPKISHLTFIGSRVVCLKVAASAAKSLTPLIAELGGKDPSIILDSAAKDLKRIVEILMRGTFQASGQNCIGIERIIATPKLYGQLISTLAPKVQALRLGPTADVGAMISDAAFDRLEALIDKAVKQGARLLAGGNRHIHQEYPKGHYFTPTLLIDVTPDMEIAKEECFGPVMTIMRAPGPDAESVLSVANAPEFGLGASIFGGDNDPVLQAVVDGLNTGMVAVNDFGTTYAVQLPFGGVGGSGYGRFAGEEGLRGLCNIKSICVDRFGWLGVRTSIPPPVKYPVPDQERSWRFARGVVGVGYAQGLAGKVRGILDIIKNA from the exons ATGGACACGAAGTTCTTAGACGAGGTTGCCGAGAGGCTCGGCTCGTACCTTGAAGCCATCCC GCCCGGCATTCCCCAGTGCTTGTTTGCTGCAGTCGCCATTTCTCTCAGTATCTGGCTCCTACAAATAGCGCAGTCATGGAACGAAGACAAAGCCGTCGTCTACACCGTCCCGCCGCCAAAGACCCCGGACAAACACTCGTTCGTCGAGGAGACTAATGTCAAG ATCTCCGGAACGACCGCAGTCCAGTGCTACGCCCCAGCCACGGGTCAATTCCTCGGTTTCATTAACCCTTCCACTCCGGCGTCCATTGATCGTGCCCTCGATGCATCCCACGCCGCGCAGTCGAAATggaagacgacgaccttCCGGGAGCGTCGTCGTGTGCTGCGTACCATGCTCCAACACGTCTTAGACAACCAGGAAGCCATATGCCGCGCCGCATGCCTTGATTCCGGCAAGACCATGGTCGACGCCCAGCTGGGCGAGatcctcgtcaccgtcgagAAGCTTACCTGGACGCTAAACCACGGCGAGAAAGCCCTCCGACCGAGCTCGCGGCCCACGAACCTCCTAATGATATACAAGCGCAACGAGGTGCGGTATGAGCCGCTCGGTGTGGTCGGGGCGTTGGTGAGCTGGAACTACCCGTTCCACAACCTTATAGGGCCCATCATCTCGAGCATTTTTGCCGGGAACGGTGTGCTCGTCAAGGTCTCTGAACAAACAGCCTGGAGCTCTCAATACTTTACCAGCATCGCGAGAGGCGCTCTTATCGCCCATGGTCATGATCCTGCCTTGATTCAGACGGTGGTATGCTGGCCCCAGACGGCGAACCACATCACGTCCCACCCCAAGATCTCTCACCTGACCTTCATCGGGTCCCGTGTTGTGTGTCTCAAGgtcgcggcgtcggccgccAAATCGCTTACCCCTctcatcgccgagcttggcGGCAAGGACCCTTCCATTATACTCGACTCTGCCGCCAAGGACCTGAAGCGTATCGTTGAGATACTTATGCGTGGAACATTCCAGGCTTCCGGGCAAAACTGCATTGGCATCGAGCGAATCATTGCCACGCCGAAGCTTTACGGCCAGTTAATCTCTACGCTCGCACCAAAAGTGCAGGCTCTCCGCTTGGGTCCCACGGCAGATGTAGGCGCCATGATCTCTGATGCTGCCTTTGACCGGCTTGAAGCTCTTATCGACAAGGCAGTCAAACAAGGTGCTCGCCTTCTGGCTGGCGGTAACCGCCACATCCACCAGGAATATCCCAAAGGTCACTACTTCACCCCGACACTGCTCATCGATGTTACCCCCGACATGGAGATCGCCAAAGAGGAATGCTTCGGTCCCGTCATGACCATCATGCGCGCCCCAGGCCCCGACGCCGAGTCTGTTCTGTCCGTGGCCAACGCGCCCGAGTTCGGTCTCGGCGCCTCCATCTTTGGTGGCGACAACGACCCCGTCCTCCAAGCCGTCGTGGACGGCCTCAATACTGGCATggtcgccgtcaacgactTTGGCACAACCTACGCCGTGCAGCTGCCGTTcggtggcgtcggcggctccggcTACGGGCGCttcgcgggcgaggaggggctCAGGGGTCTCTGCAATATCAAGAGCATCTGCGTTGACCGCTTCGGTTGGTTAGGCGTTCGTACTTCCATCCCCCCGCCCGTCAAGTATCCCGTTCCGGATCAGGAACGCAGCTGGCGGTTTGCGAGAGGGGTTGTGGGTGTGGGTTATGCGCAAGGTCTTGCAGGGAAGGTCAGGGGAATTCTCGACATAATAAAGAATGCTTGA